Sequence from the Sphingomonas sp. SORGH_AS_0950 genome:
GGGGTGGATGTGCGCGGCAAGACGGTGGTCATCCTGATCAACGATGCCGACTGGCAGACCATGGGGCGCGATGGGCCGTTCGAGGGGCGCGCGATGACCTGGTATGGTCGCTGGCCCTATAAGTTCGAGAATGCCGCGAAGCACGGCGCCGCCGCCGCGCTGATCGTGCACCAGACCGAACCCGCCGCTTACCCTTGGGCGGTGGTCCAGTCCTCCTGGACCGGGCCGCAGCTGGAGCTGGACGAGGCGGGGGATCATATGGATCAGAGCCAGGTCATCGGCTGGATCCAGCAGCCCGTGGCCGAGCGCATCCTGAAGGCGGCGGGCCAGGACCTCGCCAGTCTGACCAGGGCGGCGCAGACCAAGGGGTTCAAGGCGGTGCCGCTGGGCCTGACCCTGTCGGGCGGCTTCGCCAACACGATCCGGCGCCAGGCATCCAAGAATGTGATCGGCGTCCTGCCCGGCACCACCGAGCCGGGCGATTACGTCCTCTATTCGGCGCATTGGGACCATCTGGGCCGCTGCGACGCGGTGGACGGCGACGATATCTGCAACGGCGCGCTCGACAATGCCACGGGCATCGCCGGGCTGGTCGCGCTGGCCGAGGCGCAAGCAAAGGCGGGGCCTGCCAAGCGCTCGATCGCGTTCCTGGCGGTGACGGCGGAGGAAAGCGGGCTGCTCGGTTCGGGCTATTATGCGCAGCATCCGGTGTTCCCGCTGGCGCGGACCGTGGGGGGCGTGAACATGGACGGGCTGAACGTGACGGGCCGCTCGAAGGACTTCGTGCTGGTCGGCAAGGGCAAGTCCGAGATTGAGGATCTGGCCAAGGGCTTTGTCGGCCGGCAGGGCCGCTATATCGGCGAGGAAGCCAATCCCGAGCGCGGCAGCTATTACCGTTCCGACCATTTCTCCTTCGCCAAGCTGGGCGTGCCGATGCTCGACGGCGGGTCGGGGCAGGACAAGGTGATGGGTGGGATCGCCGCAGGCAAGAAGGCGACCGAGGACTATGTCGCCAACCGCTATCACAAGCCCGCCGACGAATATGATCCCCGCTGGGATTGGTCGGGCGCGGTCGAGGATTTGACGGTCTATTATCAATTGGGCAGGACGCTGGCCGACCGGCCGGGCCTGTGGCCCAACTGGTATCCCACCGCCGAATTTCGCGCCATTCGCGATCAAAGCAGGAAGAACGTCCAGTGACCACGCAGACCGTGACCACGCCCCCGCCGCCCGAATGGGCCCCGCATGACGCCGTGTGGATCGGCTTTCCCAGCCATCCCGAGCTGTGGCAGGAGGATCTGGAGCCTGCGCGCGAGGAGGTGCTGGCCTTTGCCCGCGCCGTCCATGCCGATGGCCGGGGCGAGCGGGTGATCCTGGTCGCCGCAGACGGCGAGGCGGCCGATGCCGCGCGGGCCATGGCGGGCGACGCGGCGGAGGTGATCGTCCAGCCCTTCGGCGATATCTGGCTGCGCGACACCGGCCCGATCGTCACCGGCGACGGATCGGCACGGCTGTTCCAGTTCAACGGCTGGGGCGGCAAATACGACCTGCCCGGTGACGATACGGTCGGCGCGCGGCTGGCCGAGGATCGCGGTATCGCGGCGACGGTGTGCGACTGGGTGCTGGAAGGCGGCGCGATCGACGGCGACGGCACCGGGCTGGTCATCACCACGCGCCAGTGCCTGCTCAACCCCAATCGCAATCCCGAGCTGAGCGAGGCGGCGATCGCCGACCGGCTGGCGCGCGACCTGGGGCTGACGCGGATCGTCTGGCTAGGCGACGGCCTGCTCAACGACCATACCGACGGCCATGTCGACAATCTGGCGCGCTTCGTCGGACCGAACCGGGTCGCCATGCCCGAGGCGGCCGAGAACGACCCCAACTGGCAGGTCTATGCCGCCGCCAAGCGGACCGCCGAGGCGGCCGGGCTGGAGGTCGTGACCATCCCGTCGCCCGGCCGCGTGCTGCGCGACGAAGAGGTGGTGCCCGCCAGCTATATGAACTTCTATATCGGCAATGCGGCGGTCGTCGTGCCGATCTATGGCAGCGAGAATGACGATGCGGGCGTCGCCGCGATCCAGGCGATCTTCCCCGACCATCAGGTCATCGGCCTGCGCGCCGACGCGATCCTGACCGGCGGCGGCAGCTTCCACTGCATCTCGCAGCAGATCCCGGCGCGCTGATCCGAATCGCGGCCGACAAAAGGCCCGCG
This genomic interval carries:
- a CDS encoding M28 family peptidase; protein product: MRRLVLLSLLLSGTAIAQERPAISVDTLKTVTQVLSSDEYEGRAPTTPAEDKTVAYIIDRFQKAGLKPGNKGSWTQDVPMVEITATDVQPFTVAGKGQPISLAYRTDMVAGTYRVTPRIDVKDSEMVFVGYGITAPEKGWDDYAGVDVRGKTVVILINDADWQTMGRDGPFEGRAMTWYGRWPYKFENAAKHGAAAALIVHQTEPAAYPWAVVQSSWTGPQLELDEAGDHMDQSQVIGWIQQPVAERILKAAGQDLASLTRAAQTKGFKAVPLGLTLSGGFANTIRRQASKNVIGVLPGTTEPGDYVLYSAHWDHLGRCDAVDGDDICNGALDNATGIAGLVALAEAQAKAGPAKRSIAFLAVTAEESGLLGSGYYAQHPVFPLARTVGGVNMDGLNVTGRSKDFVLVGKGKSEIEDLAKGFVGRQGRYIGEEANPERGSYYRSDHFSFAKLGVPMLDGGSGQDKVMGGIAAGKKATEDYVANRYHKPADEYDPRWDWSGAVEDLTVYYQLGRTLADRPGLWPNWYPTAEFRAIRDQSRKNVQ
- a CDS encoding agmatine deiminase family protein, encoding MTTPPPPEWAPHDAVWIGFPSHPELWQEDLEPAREEVLAFARAVHADGRGERVILVAADGEAADAARAMAGDAAEVIVQPFGDIWLRDTGPIVTGDGSARLFQFNGWGGKYDLPGDDTVGARLAEDRGIAATVCDWVLEGGAIDGDGTGLVITTRQCLLNPNRNPELSEAAIADRLARDLGLTRIVWLGDGLLNDHTDGHVDNLARFVGPNRVAMPEAAENDPNWQVYAAAKRTAEAAGLEVVTIPSPGRVLRDEEVVPASYMNFYIGNAAVVVPIYGSENDDAGVAAIQAIFPDHQVIGLRADAILTGGGSFHCISQQIPAR